ATTCACAAGTGCCTGTATGAGTCCACTTGGACTGCCGACCTTGGGATCAACCTCAAACCCTAATTTTTGCCCGTCTTTATGGTGAGCCGGATCAATAATCATAAGTGCCGCCTTCCAAGATTTCCGAGTGGATTCTTTCAGGCCTTCTTCGGGCGACAAATTCTCGCTAGAGACAATCGCCCTTCCAATGCGTCCTATAATCGATGATCCAGCATCGGCTTTCTCTGCCGGAACATAATGAAAGGTTTTTTTATAAAAATCGAAGGCTCTTTTCTTTGCAAAGACAGATCGCAGATACTCTTCTCGTGTTGGCTGCTTCTGATTATATGTCAGGAGATCAAGCGGGCGCGGCAGCAACGAGAGTCTGTAAAGCTCGAAAGATTGCGCCATGTCATATCCTAAATTTTTTGATCCCCACTACGCAATTAGTAGTTGTGGCATGGAGAGTCAAACACCTTATTAGTCGTCCTCCTTCAACCTCACGTTCTGGCATCCTATGGCGGCGAGGCACTGAACAAAAAACACGGCTGTAAAGCTGCCTCGCGCCAGCTTGTTAGCGATATTGCGCTCGCTTTCCTTCACGCCGACCGCCTCCAGCTTCTCGGCCAGTTCCTTGTAACTGACATTCCGGCGCTTCAATTCGGCCTTGAGAATGCCTTTTACGCGCTTTGCCCAATCAATCTTGTCGTCCGGCATGATCTAACCCATTGATATTGTTTGTGGTGATGAATATCATCATATATGATGTTTTTTGTCATTGACAATGGGATAAATAATCATCATATTCGGTGTGTAAACATCAAATACGGTGATTTTTTCAGTGGGCCAGCACTTCCTCTTATCCGCCAAGGCAAGGACGCTTTCGTTGAAAGCGGTTGCTCGCCTGACCGATGATGAAGCGCATGACACGTTTCAGCAAATCAGGTGGGCCGGAAATGACGGCCAGCCCTATTGCCCGAAATGCGGCTGCGTAGCGGTCTATAAATACGCGACACGCAAGCTTTGGAAGTGCAAGGGCTGCAATCATCAATTCAGCGTGACGAGCGGCACGATCTTCGCGGGCCGTAAAATGCCGATCAAGGATTTGCTTCTCGCCATCGCCATTTTCGTGAACGGCGCAAAAGGTCATAGCGCCCTGCAATTGAGCCGTGATTTGGACTGCCAATACAAGACGGCTTTCGTGCTGGCGCACAAGCTGCGCGAAGCGATTGCTAGCAGCGGCAACAGCGCCGATGCCAAGGTATCGGGCGAAGTCGAAATCGACGGCGCGTATTTCGGCGGCTATGTGAAGCCCGCGAACTACAAGAAAGACCGGATTGACCGCCGCTTGGCCGAGAACCGCACCGGCAAGCGCCGCGTGGTCGTCGTCACGCGCCAGCGCGACGGCAAGACGCTATCTTTCGTGACCAAATCGGAAGATGCCGCCGTTCCCGCCATTCAGAACTGCGTCGCGCCCGGCAGCACGATCTATGCCGATGAAGCTTCGGCATGGGATAGCCTTCATGCCCGGTATGAAACCAAGCGCATCAATCATAGCCAAGCCTATTCGCATAACGGCGCTTCTACCAATATGGCGGAGTCATTCTTCTCACGCCTTCGCCGCGCCGAAATCGGAACGCACCACCATATCGCCGGGCCGTACCTCGAAAACTATTCCGATGAAATGGCGTGGCGGGAAGATAACCGGCGCGTCCCGAATGGAACCCTATACGCGATGATGGCGAACGCGGCCCTCAATCATCCCGTTTCCCGGCAGTGGAAGGGGTATTGGCAAAAGGGAACGGGGGATAGCTAACCAACTGCTCTTGCCACTCTTCTATTATTTAAGTGTGGCAGCACATATCCAACGTACTCCTTGGCCAATTCTGGAAGATTGAGCAAGCTAGTCGTTTTTGAGATCATTGGGTATGTTGAGGAAATGATGTCAGAGAGTTCTTTCCACGTCCTTTTTTCGTAGAAAAGATTTTCTACAAATTTAAATGTTTCTTGCTCTTCCGGAGAAGGCTGAAACGGATAATTCATAGCCTTCAAAGATATTTCAAAATACTCTTTATCCAGATTGCTTTCTGTCACGCTAAAATAATGGGAATACGTTTTTGCGGTATTCAGAATATCATCAGTATAAGGCAGCCCATATTCAGTTTTTTTCCATGCGATATCCGTAATAGTAACCCCGCGCTCTATTGCAGACTTCCAATCGGCAACATAGATCATCATTGCCAAGATTATGCTTGGCAGCTTCCCTCCCTGCTTGGAGCAAAAATAGGCCATAGTATGTGCAAGCCTTTGCGTCATACCCCCTCCTGCGCCGCTAGAGCGATTGATTTTTGTGCTTCCATAGATTCAATATGATATTTTAATCGATTACATTCGCGCTCTAGAATATCTCTTATTCTCGATTCGACTAGGGTTATTTGCATTGTCGGCGTGCTTCCCTGCAAAGGAATATGGGAAAAGTCTGGTTTTGTTGTCTCCAGAATCAGGACGCCAATTTTTTCATTCCTAAGATTTCTTATAGCATATCCAACCAAGCAACGCGATTTCATTCTTAGGCTCTTTATGACATCTTTTGGGATGGCGCATAACTTGCTGACTTCTTGGATATAGAGTCTTTCGTCAGCAGCCGGGTCGGGTAAATTCGGCTCATAGCAAAAATCATTCTGAAAGGCATTTCCAATTATGCCCTGACCGTCAGGATACATTTTTCTGCCCGGAGAAGCATACCTGTGATGATCGGAATGTCTTCCCAGAAGCCTAAACATTCCAGCTTGTTGATCATGAAGATAGAGACTTACCCTTTCTGTAGAAGACAGTCTTGTATTCTGTGAGAAGGCAAGCAATTCGTTTCCCATAAAAGAATCTAAATGAGCCTTTGAGCTTTTCCTTCCTTGGCGAAAATCCTTTAAAGCAATCCATAGGTCAATTAATAGCAGCCCAACGCCCGCTATGATGAAAACATGAGACCATGTAAAGACGGCATTTTTGTTTTCATTATAAAAAATAACTTTGTCAGACAGGCTGTCATTCAGTCCCAAAAAAACTGTTGAGCCATAAACAAAAACCCTAGACCCAAAGGTGTCTTTGAATTGGTTTTTGAATTTTAAGAATCTGCTTGCCATTGCATGGCAATATCAAATCTAGGCTTATTTGCAAGTTAGTTGTAAAACAGCATTACATAGTATGTCTTAATGATTGGCCGCTCCCACAATAGACCACAGCCTCGGCACCCCATGCTCGGTCACGGCAATATCGCCATCGCCAAGCTTGCGTTTCAGGGTGACGGTCAGGACGCGCCGCAGATGTTCCACGGCGGCATTGTCGGGGTTCTGAATGCCTTGGCGGTTCAATACCATGATCGCAAGGTCGCGGGCCGATAGCGGCTTCCCGGCCTCCCGCATGGCGTC
This genomic interval from Alphaproteobacteria bacterium contains the following:
- a CDS encoding IS1595 family transposase, which translates into the protein MGQHFLLSAKARTLSLKAVARLTDDEAHDTFQQIRWAGNDGQPYCPKCGCVAVYKYATRKLWKCKGCNHQFSVTSGTIFAGRKMPIKDLLLAIAIFVNGAKGHSALQLSRDLDCQYKTAFVLAHKLREAIASSGNSADAKVSGEVEIDGAYFGGYVKPANYKKDRIDRRLAENRTGKRRVVVVTRQRDGKTLSFVTKSEDAAVPAIQNCVAPGSTIYADEASAWDSLHARYETKRINHSQAYSHNGASTNMAESFFSRLRRAEIGTHHHIAGPYLENYSDEMAWREDNRRVPNGTLYAMMANAALNHPVSRQWKGYWQKGTGDS
- a CDS encoding DUF6471 domain-containing protein, encoding MPDDKIDWAKRVKGILKAELKRRNVSYKELAEKLEAVGVKESERNIANKLARGSFTAVFFVQCLAAIGCQNVRLKEDD